From Endozoicomonas sp. 8E, the proteins below share one genomic window:
- the truB gene encoding tRNA pseudouridine(55) synthase TruB has protein sequence MSKRRRSRGRRVDGIVVVNKPKGASSNDVLQRVKQLYGAAKAGHTGSLDPLATGVLPICLGEATKFSQYLLESDKSYRTEIKLGIQTETGDREGGIVERRPVNITRSDIEAVLDRFRGEVDQVPSMYSALKYNGEPLYKLARQGIVVERPSRRITIYRLELLDFEGDRLILEVDCSKGTYIRTLAEDVGAVLGCLGHVAELHRIKAGPYTEHQSHTLEELEEIRDGGGHRALDELLLPLDTSVSDWPQIRLGATSSYYISQGQPVQVPQAPTSGNVRIYGQEEVEGQEVLRFLGIGEIDEDGRVAPRRLINSGN, from the coding sequence ATGTCTAAACGCAGACGTAGCCGTGGCCGCAGGGTGGATGGTATTGTTGTTGTGAATAAGCCCAAAGGTGCCAGTTCCAACGACGTTCTGCAGCGCGTCAAGCAGCTTTATGGTGCAGCCAAGGCTGGTCATACCGGGAGTCTTGACCCTCTGGCCACCGGTGTTTTGCCGATCTGTCTGGGTGAAGCGACCAAGTTTTCACAGTATCTGCTGGAGTCGGATAAGTCCTACAGAACGGAAATAAAGCTGGGTATCCAGACGGAAACTGGTGACCGTGAAGGTGGGATTGTCGAGCGGCGTCCTGTGAACATTACCCGCTCTGATATCGAGGCTGTCCTTGATCGTTTCCGTGGTGAGGTTGATCAGGTCCCCAGCATGTATTCAGCGTTGAAGTACAATGGTGAGCCCCTCTACAAGCTGGCTCGTCAGGGGATTGTTGTTGAGCGTCCGTCCCGTCGAATCACCATCTATCGTCTTGAACTGCTGGATTTTGAGGGTGATAGGTTAATCCTTGAAGTGGATTGCTCCAAGGGCACCTACATCCGTACACTGGCTGAGGATGTTGGTGCGGTTCTGGGTTGTCTAGGGCATGTTGCCGAACTGCACAGAATCAAAGCGGGCCCATATACTGAACACCAGTCTCACACTTTGGAAGAGCTTGAAGAGATTCGTGATGGGGGTGGTCACAGGGCTCTGGATGAGCTCTTATTACCATTGGATACTTCCGTGAGTGACTGGCCTCAAATTCGTCTGGGGGCAACCAGCAGCTATTACATCAGTCAAGGGCAGCCGGTTCAGGTGCCTCAGGCGCCAACCAGCGGGAATGTCCGTATCTATGGCCAGGAAGAGGTTGAAGGGCAGGAAGTTCTTCGATTCCTGGGGATTGGTGAGATTGATGAAGACGGTCGTGTCGCTCCCAGGCGGCTAATCAATTCTGGAAACTGA
- the pnp gene encoding polyribonucleotide nucleotidyltransferase, translating to MNPVIKTFQFGDQTITLETGRVARQASGAVLAKMGDIAVLATVVGAKQANEGQDFFPLSVHYQEKTYAAGKIPGGFLKRESRPSEKETLTSRLIDRPIRPLFPKGFMNEVQVVCTVMSTDKKNDPDILAMVATSAALAVSGIPFDGPIGAARVGFNEEKGYLLNPSYEELKTSELDMVVAGTNDAVLMVESEAQELTEDEMLGAVLFAHQEYQTVIQAVKELAAEAGKPRWEWEAPAENTELKEKVAAFEGKMREAYQITIKQDRTAAVKSLRQEVLEAIAGENSAFDASDVEKAFGKLEKNVVRGNIISGMPRIDGRDTRTVRNIGVEIGVLQKTHGSSLFTRGETQAIVTATLGTTRDAQIVDNLEGEVKDPFMLHYNFPSYSVGECGRMGAPGRREIGHGRLARRGVQAVLPTQEEFPYTIRVVSEITESNGSSSMASVCGSSLALMDAGVPLKAPVAGIAMGLVKEGDQFAVLTDILGDEDHLGDMDFKVAGTSEGITALQMDIKIAGITEEIMEIALEQAMQARLHILGEMNKVISTARKELNPNAPMTMSLKIDPDKIRDVIGKGGSTIRSICDKTGASVDIDDSGMVQIFAENSEKAKAAYDMVYGITAEAEIGKIYTGEVTRILDFGAFVSVLPGKDGLVHISQIANERVENVTDYLKVGQTVDVVVLDIDSRGRIKLSIKEVERAREQQS from the coding sequence TTGAATCCGGTAATTAAAACATTTCAGTTCGGTGACCAGACCATCACTCTGGAGACCGGTCGTGTTGCTCGTCAGGCTTCAGGTGCTGTCCTGGCCAAAATGGGCGATATTGCTGTTCTGGCAACTGTAGTGGGTGCCAAGCAGGCGAACGAAGGTCAGGATTTCTTTCCGCTTTCTGTTCACTATCAGGAAAAAACATACGCTGCTGGTAAAATACCGGGTGGCTTCCTGAAGCGCGAATCCCGTCCAAGCGAAAAAGAAACTCTGACTTCCCGTTTGATCGATCGTCCTATCCGTCCTCTGTTCCCAAAAGGTTTCATGAATGAAGTACAGGTTGTCTGTACTGTCATGTCTACTGACAAAAAGAACGACCCGGACATTCTGGCCATGGTCGCTACCTCTGCAGCTCTGGCTGTATCTGGTATTCCTTTTGATGGCCCGATCGGTGCTGCGCGCGTTGGTTTCAATGAGGAGAAAGGTTATCTGCTGAACCCAAGCTATGAAGAACTAAAAACTTCTGAGCTGGACATGGTAGTAGCGGGTACCAACGACGCCGTTCTGATGGTTGAGTCTGAAGCCCAGGAACTGACAGAAGACGAAATGCTGGGAGCCGTTTTATTTGCGCATCAGGAATACCAGACTGTCATCCAGGCCGTTAAAGAGCTGGCTGCAGAAGCTGGCAAGCCGCGCTGGGAGTGGGAAGCGCCAGCTGAGAACACTGAGCTGAAAGAAAAAGTAGCGGCCTTCGAGGGCAAAATGCGTGAAGCTTATCAGATCACCATCAAGCAGGATCGTACTGCTGCCGTTAAATCACTGCGCCAGGAAGTGCTGGAAGCAATCGCTGGTGAAAACAGTGCTTTCGACGCTTCTGATGTTGAAAAAGCCTTCGGCAAGCTGGAGAAAAATGTTGTACGTGGCAACATCATCAGCGGTATGCCTCGTATAGATGGCCGTGATACCAGGACAGTTCGTAACATTGGTGTCGAGATTGGCGTTCTGCAGAAGACCCATGGTTCTTCCCTGTTCACCCGCGGTGAAACCCAGGCCATCGTTACCGCCACTCTCGGTACGACTCGAGACGCTCAGATCGTTGACAATCTGGAAGGTGAAGTCAAAGATCCATTCATGCTGCACTACAACTTTCCTTCTTACTCTGTAGGCGAGTGTGGTCGTATGGGAGCGCCTGGTCGTCGTGAAATTGGTCATGGTCGTCTGGCTCGTCGTGGTGTTCAGGCGGTTCTGCCTACTCAGGAAGAGTTCCCTTACACCATCCGTGTTGTTTCCGAGATCACGGAATCCAACGGTTCCAGCTCCATGGCTTCGGTTTGCGGTTCTTCCCTGGCTCTGATGGATGCAGGTGTGCCTCTTAAAGCGCCGGTAGCTGGTATCGCCATGGGTCTGGTTAAAGAGGGAGATCAGTTCGCTGTTCTGACCGACATTCTGGGTGATGAAGACCACCTGGGTGACATGGACTTTAAAGTAGCCGGTACTTCTGAAGGTATCACTGCCCTGCAGATGGATATCAAGATTGCCGGTATCACGGAAGAGATCATGGAGATTGCCCTGGAGCAGGCTATGCAGGCCCGCCTGCACATTCTGGGCGAGATGAACAAGGTCATCAGTACTGCTCGTAAGGAACTGAACCCGAACGCGCCTATGACCATGTCGCTGAAAATTGACCCGGACAAGATCCGTGACGTGATCGGTAAAGGGGGTTCTACTATTCGCAGCATCTGCGATAAAACGGGTGCGTCCGTTGATATCGACGACAGCGGTATGGTACAGATCTTTGCTGAGAACAGCGAGAAAGCCAAGGCTGCCTATGACATGGTCTACGGCATTACTGCCGAAGCCGAGATTGGTAAGATCTATACCGGTGAAGTGACTCGTATTCTTGACTTTGGTGCATTCGTCAGTGTTCTGCCCGGTAAAGACGGTCTTGTGCACATTTCTCAAATTGCCAATGAGCGTGTTGAGAATGTGACCGACTACTTGAAAGTTGGCCAGACTGTCGACGTTGTGGTGCTGGATATTGACTCCCGTGGTCGTATTAAACTGAGCATTAAAGAAGTTGAGCGTGCGAGAGAACAGCAGAGCTGA
- a CDS encoding cytochrome P450 produces the protein MTRLKLFGRKESMSSAPQVPGPTGLDMLKVMREGQRDIVSTMMSLSNQYGDIVRFHYGLWPACLVTHPDHVRHVLQTNNRNYDKGNPLWDMTRWFFREGLLTSEGEFWRRQRRLAQPAFHRKRIAAFSELMVEETVKMLAALMFTSPYVTHRHATFWPNPEGFEPERFEKEREIKRFAYFPFGGGPRQCVGNQMAMMEGSLILATLCQQYRLDLVAGHPIALEPLITLAPRHGIMMTRHRR, from the coding sequence ATGACCCGTTTAAAGTTATTTGGCCGCAAAGAAAGCATGTCGTCCGCGCCTCAAGTCCCTGGGCCAACTGGGCTTGATATGCTCAAGGTGATGAGGGAGGGGCAGCGCGATATCGTCAGCACGATGATGAGCTTGAGCAATCAGTACGGTGACATTGTGCGTTTCCACTATGGGCTTTGGCCAGCCTGTTTGGTGACGCACCCAGACCATGTTCGTCATGTGCTTCAAACAAATAATCGTAACTATGACAAAGGCAATCCTCTCTGGGATATGACGCGCTGGTTTTTTCGTGAGGGCTTGCTGACGAGCGAAGGGGAGTTTTGGCGACGGCAGCGTCGTTTGGCGCAGCCCGCCTTTCATCGTAAGCGTATCGCGGCCTTTTCGGAGCTGATGGTTGAGGAAACGGTCAAGATGCTTGCGGCGTTGATGTTCACCAGCCCCTACGTCACACACCGCCATGCCACCTTTTGGCCAAACCCTGAAGGCTTTGAGCCAGAGCGCTTTGAAAAAGAACGCGAAATCAAGCGCTTTGCCTACTTCCCCTTTGGCGGCGGCCCACGTCAGTGTGTTGGCAACCAGATGGCCATGATGGAAGGCAGCCTCATCCTCGCCACCCTCTGCCAACAATACCGCCTTGACCTCGTAGCTGGCCATCCCATCGCCCTCGAGCCCCTAATCACCCTCGCCCCACGGCACGGCATAATGATGACGCGCCATCGACGGTAA
- a CDS encoding cytochrome P450 → MTRLKLFGRKESMSSAPQVPGPTGLDMLKVMREGQRDIVSTMMSLSNQYGDIVRFRYGLWPACLVTHPDHVRHVLQTNNRNYDKGNPLWDMTRWFFREGLLTSEGEFWRRQRRLAQPAFHRKRIAAFSELMVEETVKMLAAWAQKDQEEEGAAFDVAAEMGHLTARIVSTTLFGVDVEEQAEAIHRQALLINSEIGQRFRALLPLPPVLPTPRDRRFRAAQKELNDAVEQMISRHRQDDTERGNLLSMLMHARDEETNEQMTDQQLRDEVLIFFTAGTETTANALAWCSYLLSTHPTVRRRLWAEIDEVLGGRRATLDDLPKLTYTRMVFLEAMRLFPPAWLISRRAVADDEIAGYHIPADTMMFTSPYVTHRLATFWPNPEGFEPERFEKEREIKRFAYFPFGGGPRQCIGNQMAMMEGSLILATLCQQYRLDLVAGHPIALEPLITLAPRHGIMMTRHRR, encoded by the coding sequence ATGACCCGTTTAAAGTTATTTGGCCGCAAAGAAAGCATGTCGTCCGCGCCTCAAGTCCCTGGGCCGACTGGGCTTGATATGCTCAAGGTGATGAGGGAGGGGCAGCGCGATATCGTCAGCACGATGATGAGCTTGAGCAATCAGTACGGTGACATTGTGCGTTTCCGCTATGGGCTTTGGCCAGCCTGTTTGGTGACGCACCCAGACCATGTTCGTCATGTGCTTCAAACAAATAATCGTAACTATGACAAAGGCAATCCTCTCTGGGATATGACGCGCTGGTTTTTTCGTGAGGGCTTGCTGACGAGCGAAGGGGAGTTTTGGCGACGGCAGCGTCGTTTGGCACAGCCCGCCTTTCATCGTAAGCGTATCGCGGCCTTTTCGGAGCTGATGGTTGAGGAAACGGTCAAGATGCTTGCGGCGTGGGCGCAAAAAGATCAAGAGGAAGAGGGAGCGGCGTTCGATGTGGCAGCGGAAATGGGACACTTGACAGCTCGCATTGTCAGCACAACCCTCTTTGGGGTAGACGTTGAAGAGCAAGCCGAGGCGATCCATCGCCAGGCCTTGCTCATTAATTCTGAGATTGGCCAACGATTCCGGGCGCTTTTACCCTTGCCGCCCGTGCTGCCCACGCCGCGTGACCGTCGTTTCCGAGCGGCACAAAAAGAGCTGAATGACGCCGTGGAACAAATGATCAGCAGGCATCGCCAAGACGATACAGAACGCGGCAACTTGCTCTCGATGCTGATGCACGCCCGTGATGAAGAGACGAACGAACAGATGACCGATCAGCAACTACGCGACGAAGTGCTGATTTTTTTTACCGCTGGGACTGAGACGACAGCCAATGCCCTGGCGTGGTGCTCCTATCTGCTTTCAACACATCCAACCGTGCGCCGCCGCCTTTGGGCTGAGATAGATGAGGTGTTAGGGGGGCGACGTGCCACGCTGGATGATTTGCCGAAGCTTACTTACACGCGCATGGTCTTTCTCGAAGCAATGCGCCTCTTTCCACCCGCTTGGCTCATCTCGCGCCGCGCCGTCGCCGATGATGAAATCGCGGGCTACCACATCCCCGCCGACACGATGATGTTCACCAGCCCCTACGTCACGCACCGCCTTGCCACCTTTTGGCCAAACCCTGAAGGCTTTGAGCCAGAGCGCTTTGAAAAAGAACGCGAAATCAAGCGCTTTGCCTACTTCCCCTTTGGCGGCGGCCCACGTCAGTGTATTGGCAACCAGATGGCCATGATGGAAGGCAGCCTCATCCTCGCCACCCTCTGCCAACAATACCGCCTTGACCTCGTAGCTGGCCATCCCATCGCCCTCGAGCCCCTAATCACCCTCGCCCCACGGCATGGCATTATGATGACGCGCCATCGACGATAA
- a CDS encoding C2 family cysteine protease — translation MDHLRTLLLTNLLFFAVQVFSGEFSPGYPSAYRYFPELAGALDKDSDGLLSHDELIEGYHAPYLNKDLYQTIRLYLVNFELWQNPVTALLSRDSIELAELSGQAAKYHYEQDNTFWDAWLAKPERQAFVNAYRQLFPHGLTSITPDNLLQKHFPDCVLIASLASIASSETGKRLIFNYFHTTTDEGTFDIVFPGVDEGMLIQFREVERYSHFAETRDGGVWLAMLEAAYAHLSKRFINANRYNGPARFKYHQYSELDGIDEESVLTLLMGSPADFVNPQLQTQERLKKQLNSFVDNEKAATVSISPAHSTSLGLRPFAEISTNHAYSLIGYDKEKDIVYIRDPEGESAAVENLITINQHTQPLSSGNSVIFEVMRSNPGHFSYGVAYGLTRPQVKDLLKHAVPYIFDTTQDTIPLNIEGFRSTSERSPASTGIIEMNIAQFIETFNDMFISHYGPYHCPNNDN, via the coding sequence ATGGACCATTTACGTACTTTATTGCTGACCAATTTGCTCTTTTTTGCTGTCCAGGTATTTAGTGGCGAATTTTCACCCGGTTACCCTTCGGCATACCGCTACTTTCCGGAGCTGGCAGGTGCACTTGATAAAGACTCTGATGGCCTGCTCTCCCACGATGAGCTGATTGAGGGCTATCATGCTCCCTATTTGAACAAAGACCTTTACCAGACCATCAGGCTTTACCTTGTTAATTTCGAGCTATGGCAAAACCCTGTTACCGCTTTATTAAGCAGGGATAGTATTGAGCTCGCTGAACTGTCAGGGCAGGCCGCAAAGTATCACTACGAGCAGGACAACACTTTTTGGGATGCCTGGCTTGCCAAGCCGGAACGGCAAGCGTTTGTTAACGCTTATAGACAGCTTTTCCCCCACGGTCTGACCAGTATTACTCCCGACAATCTCCTGCAAAAGCATTTTCCAGATTGTGTTCTGATTGCCTCGCTGGCCTCAATTGCCAGTTCTGAAACTGGAAAAAGACTAATATTCAATTACTTCCATACGACGACGGATGAAGGGACATTTGACATTGTTTTTCCAGGGGTTGATGAAGGCATGCTGATTCAATTCAGAGAAGTTGAGCGCTACTCACACTTTGCCGAAACACGTGATGGTGGTGTTTGGCTGGCTATGCTGGAAGCCGCTTACGCCCACCTGTCGAAACGTTTCATTAATGCAAATCGGTATAATGGCCCGGCAAGATTCAAGTACCATCAATATTCAGAACTGGACGGAATAGATGAGGAATCAGTTTTGACTTTACTGATGGGATCGCCTGCCGATTTCGTCAACCCGCAACTTCAAACTCAGGAGCGATTGAAGAAGCAACTTAATTCTTTTGTTGATAATGAAAAAGCAGCCACTGTTTCTATTAGCCCAGCCCATTCAACTTCCCTGGGATTAAGGCCGTTCGCAGAAATTAGTACCAACCACGCCTACAGCCTGATTGGCTATGACAAAGAAAAAGACATTGTTTACATCCGTGACCCTGAAGGTGAGTCCGCTGCAGTTGAAAATCTGATTACCATTAATCAACATACTCAGCCTCTTTCCTCAGGAAATAGCGTAATATTTGAAGTCATGAGGAGTAATCCGGGGCATTTCAGCTATGGAGTCGCTTATGGCCTGACAAGGCCGCAAGTGAAGGACCTCCTGAAACATGCTGTACCGTATATATTCGACACAACCCAAGACACAATCCCACTTAACATCGAAGGCTTCAGATCTACTTCTGAGAGAAGCCCTGCCAGTACCGGCATCATTGAAATGAACATAGCGCAGTTCATTGAAACATTTAATGACATGTTTATCAGCCACTACGGGCCGTACCATTGCCCAAATAACGACAATTGA
- the rpoD gene encoding RNA polymerase sigma factor RpoD, translating to MSANSQQQSRLKELISRGKEQGYLTYAEVNDHLPEDISDPDQVEDIIRMINDMGITVYETAPDADTLLLSEADTDEAAAEEAAAALAAVEQEAGRTTDPVRMYMREMGTVELLTREGEIQIAKRIEEGLREVMSALAKFPGSVQIVLDEYDRIIEEEGRLTDLISGYIDPDSEEPVAPSSPAVENIEEDFDDDDSDDDDDDSEEEDAGGLDPEEAKERFDLLRAGHEKVLSTLAKHDFGSKEAKAAMDELTTAFMPLKLVPRVFDMLVFRIRNTLDTIRGNERAIMQFCVRRAKMPRKIFLGTFPGNETSLKWIDDITSGSAVYAEAINHYRDEILRAQKKLITIEKEFGCTLVQIKDINRRMSLGEARARRAKKEMVEANLRLVISIAKKYTNRGLQFLDLIQEGNIGLMKAVDKFEYRRGYKFSTYATWWIRQAITRSIADQARTIRIPVHMIETINKLNRISRQMLQEMGREPTPEELAVRMEMPEDKIRKVLKISKEPISMETPIGDDEDSHLGDFIEDATIQSPIDRATGTGLKESTRNVLSGLTAREAKVLRMRFGIDMNTDHTLEEVGKQFDVTRERIRQIEAKALRKLRHPTRSDHLRSFLDE from the coding sequence ATGTCAGCTAACTCGCAACAACAATCCCGACTGAAAGAGCTTATCTCTCGCGGTAAGGAACAGGGATACCTGACTTACGCTGAGGTAAATGACCATCTTCCTGAAGACATCTCCGACCCTGACCAGGTTGAAGATATCATTCGCATGATCAATGACATGGGTATCACCGTCTACGAAACAGCGCCGGACGCCGATACCCTGTTGTTATCTGAAGCGGATACCGATGAAGCTGCTGCCGAAGAGGCAGCAGCAGCTCTTGCAGCTGTTGAACAGGAAGCAGGCCGAACCACTGACCCTGTGCGCATGTACATGCGTGAAATGGGCACGGTCGAACTGCTGACTCGCGAAGGCGAAATCCAGATCGCCAAACGCATTGAAGAGGGGCTGCGTGAAGTCATGTCAGCCCTGGCCAAATTTCCTGGCTCCGTTCAGATTGTTCTGGACGAATATGATCGGATTATAGAAGAAGAAGGCCGCCTGACTGATCTGATCAGCGGCTATATCGATCCTGATTCCGAAGAGCCTGTTGCTCCCTCCTCTCCCGCTGTTGAGAACATCGAAGAAGACTTCGACGACGATGACTCTGATGACGATGACGATGACAGTGAAGAAGAAGATGCTGGCGGTCTTGATCCGGAAGAAGCCAAAGAGCGCTTTGATCTCCTTCGCGCTGGTCATGAGAAGGTACTGAGCACTTTGGCAAAGCATGACTTTGGTTCCAAAGAAGCCAAAGCTGCGATGGATGAACTGACCACAGCTTTCATGCCTCTGAAACTGGTTCCCCGTGTTTTTGACATGCTGGTTTTCCGCATCAGGAATACTCTGGACACCATTCGCGGCAATGAGCGTGCGATCATGCAATTCTGCGTACGCCGCGCGAAAATGCCTCGCAAGATTTTCCTGGGCACTTTCCCGGGCAACGAGACCAGTCTGAAATGGATTGATGACATCACTTCCGGCAGTGCCGTCTATGCTGAAGCCATCAACCACTACCGGGATGAAATTCTTCGCGCCCAGAAGAAGCTGATCACTATTGAGAAAGAGTTCGGCTGTACGCTGGTCCAGATCAAGGACATCAATCGCAGAATGTCTCTGGGCGAGGCCCGTGCCCGTCGCGCCAAGAAAGAAATGGTTGAGGCCAACCTGCGTCTGGTTATTTCTATCGCCAAGAAATACACCAACCGTGGCCTGCAGTTCCTGGATCTGATTCAGGAAGGCAATATCGGTCTGATGAAAGCGGTAGACAAATTCGAATACCGTCGCGGATACAAGTTTTCGACCTACGCCACCTGGTGGATTCGTCAGGCTATCACCCGCTCCATTGCGGACCAGGCCAGAACGATTCGTATCCCGGTTCACATGATTGAAACGATCAACAAACTGAACCGTATTTCCAGACAGATGCTCCAGGAGATGGGACGTGAACCTACTCCTGAAGAACTGGCTGTTCGCATGGAAATGCCAGAAGACAAGATCCGCAAGGTACTGAAAATCTCCAAAGAGCCTATCTCCATGGAGACCCCCATCGGAGACGACGAAGACTCCCATCTGGGTGACTTTATCGAAGACGCGACCATTCAGTCACCTATCGATCGGGCTACCGGCACGGGTCTGAAAGAATCGACCCGCAACGTACTCTCCGGCCTGACAGCCCGTGAAGCGAAGGTTCTGCGAATGCGTTTCGGTATCGACATGAACACGGACCACACTCTGGAAGAGGTGGGCAAGCAGTTCGACGTTACCCGTGAACGTATCCGTCAGATTGAAGCCAAGGCTCTGAGAAAGCTGCGTCACCCGACGCGCTCGGATCATCTGAGAAGCTTCCTGGACGAGTAA
- the rpsO gene encoding 30S ribosomal protein S15, with the protein MALTAKKKAEIIKKFGRTEGDSGSPEVQVALLTANIEGLQGHFKANHKDHHSRRGLIRMVNQRRSMLNYLKDKDVERYRSLIERLGLRR; encoded by the coding sequence ATGGCTTTGACTGCCAAAAAGAAAGCGGAAATCATCAAGAAATTTGGTCGCACTGAAGGCGACAGCGGTAGCCCTGAAGTTCAGGTCGCTCTGCTGACTGCAAACATCGAAGGTCTGCAGGGTCACTTCAAGGCAAATCACAAGGATCACCACTCCCGTCGTGGTCTGATTCGCATGGTAAACCAGCGTCGCAGCATGCTGAACTACCTGAAGGATAAAGACGTTGAGCGTTACCGTTCCCTGATCGAGCGTCTGGGTCTGCGTCGCTGA
- the rbfA gene encoding 30S ribosome-binding factor RbfA gives MAKEYSRTQRVADQIQKELAQLIQLEMKDPRLGMVTVSAVEVSRDLAFADVFVSFLGVDDREGVSNQKSADESLEVMQSAAGFLRSQLARSIKLRTIPQLRFRYDNSLRRGAYMSELIAKARSGDSDHQGESEE, from the coding sequence ATGGCTAAAGAATACAGTCGAACCCAGCGGGTGGCGGACCAGATTCAGAAAGAATTGGCCCAGCTAATCCAGCTGGAGATGAAAGATCCCCGTCTGGGTATGGTCACTGTCAGTGCGGTAGAAGTTTCCCGCGACCTGGCCTTTGCCGATGTTTTTGTTTCTTTCCTGGGTGTAGACGACCGAGAGGGCGTCAGTAACCAGAAAAGCGCTGATGAGAGCCTTGAGGTGATGCAGAGTGCTGCCGGATTCCTGCGTAGCCAGCTGGCCCGTTCCATCAAGTTGCGTACCATTCCCCAGTTGCGTTTCCGTTATGACAACAGCCTGAGGCGTGGGGCGTATATGAGTGAGCTGATTGCAAAAGCTCGTTCTGGTGACAGTGATCATCAGGGTGAGTCTGAGGAGTAA